The following are encoded in a window of Brettanomyces bruxellensis chromosome 9, complete sequence genomic DNA:
- the COX6 gene encoding Cytochrome c oxidase subunit 6 (BUSCO:EOG0926522L) has translation MFSHALRTAIKQNVRLFAVPARKTVAAPIFNATRFTSVRFYSDKESETFEEFSARYEKEFDEAYDLFEVQRVLNNCFSYDLVPSPAVIEKALRACRRVNDYATAVRVFEGLKHKVENPQQYKAYLDELKDVREELGIDLKEEMFPEQA, from the exons ATGTTCTCACACGCTTTAAGGACTGCCATCAAACAGAACGTTAGGCTATTTGCAGTTCCAGCTAGAAAGACTGTTGCTGCACCAATTTTCAACGCTACTAGATTTACATCTGTCAGATTTTATTCTGACAAGGAGTCTGAAACGTTTGAGGAGTTTTCTGCCAGATACGAGAAGGAGTTCGACGAGGCTTACGACTTGTTCGAAGTGCAG AGAGTTTTAAATAACTGCTTCTCGTATGATTTGGTGCCATCTCCTGCTGTTATCGAGAAGGCATTGAGAGCTTGCAGAAGAGTCAATGACTATGCTACCGCAGTTAGAGTGTTTGAAGGTTTGAAGCATAAGGTCGAGAACCCACAGCAGTATAAGGCATACCTGGATGAGCTAAAGGATGTGCGTGAAGAGCTCGGAATTGATCTCAAAGAGGAGATGTTCCCTGAGCAGGCATAA
- a CDS encoding uncharacterized protein (BUSCO:EOG09263JCT): MIHYRVSVPPKTENNMNTAVTDEKNKEITDKSYPASLYSESSAVSSAQNTPELIPSSTSSTPKFPPRRSSSADSIPLLDLLSPSNVSVELNRHKTYKWMKNYGRKLNDKRKKKFHISKEDRIKWVKVLNDKFERAYVRIDKTTKASQTEKISFAAVTYIIFLSGLVIGKHPEQFHILYTVLFAVLMPIRFITYYKIGYGFYLADLCYYVNVLLLIYIWILPSSKMLFISCASFSWGTLSFAVITWRNKLVPHSIDKSTSTFIHVLPGVVMYVITHQLPHEFKQKRFPGSVKLEHWELMHGILYTSFLYFVWQLSYHYFITIKRADQIKNGQVTSFEYLRKAFANKPIGKLVNSLPEPFPVVAFTLIQYGYQLGTMSLCPIFFQHKYAASAFVSFIFLTSCYNGATYYVDFYGKKFQKEVLRLQDELNKTESRLAEAQRSTDDLLAKQNFDGSSVSANATPKLGTTDSSVSIISN, from the coding sequence atGATACATTACAGAGTGAGCGTACCTCCAAAGACAGAGAATAATATGAATACAGCAGTTACCgatgagaaaaataaagaaattaCTGACAAAAGCTATCCAGCATCACTGTATTCCGAATCATCTGCTGTTTCCAGTGCTCAAAATACTCCAGAGTTGATCCCAAGTTCGACTTCATCAACTCCAAAATTTCCTCCACGAAGATCAAGCAGTGCGGATAGCATTCCTTTGTTGGATCTTCTTAGTCCATCAAATGTGAGTGTCGAGCTAAATAGGCATAAAACATATAAGTGGATGAAGAACTACGGAAGAAAGCTTAATGacaaaaggaagaagaagttccATATTTCCAAAGAGGATCGTATTAAATGGGTGAAAGTCCTCAATGacaaatttgaaagagCATATGTTAGAATTGATAAGACCACCAAGGCATCACAAACGGAGAAGATATCGTTTGCCGCAGTTACATACATAATTTTCCTATCAGGACTGGTTATAGGAAAGCATCCTGAACAGTTTCACATTCTTTATACAGTTTTGTTTGCAGTCCTCATGCCTATCAGATTCATTACATACTATAAGATTGGTTATGGATTTTATTTGGCCGATCTCTGTTACTATGTTAATGTACTTCTTCTCATATACATCTGGATTTTGCCTAGTTCCAAAAtgcttttcatttcttgtGCCAGCTTTTCATGGGGAACTCTATCATTTGCAGTGATTACTTGGAGAAATAAGCTAGTTCCACATTCAATTGACAAAAGCACATCTACTTTCATCCATGTCCTTCCTGGTGTCGTGATGTACGTCATAACACATCAGCTACCGCATGAATTTAAGCAGAAGCGATTCCCAGGATCGGTCAAACTTGAGCACTGGGAGCTAATGCATGGAATATTGTACACATCATTTTTATACTTCGTCTGGCAGCTGtcatatcattattttataACGATAAAAAGGGCTGACCAGATTAAGAATGGCCAGGTGACGTCTTTCGAATATCTTCGCAAGGCCTTTGCAAACAAGCCTATTGGTAAGCTTGTTAATTCTTTGCCAGAGCCATTTCCAGTTGTTGCTTTTACACTTATTCAGTATGGCTATCAGTTGGGTACAATGAGTTTATGCCCAATCTTCTTCCAGCATAAGTATGCTGCCTCAGCTTTTGTGTCATTTATATTCTTGACTTCATGCTATAATGGTGCAACATACTACGTTGATTTCTATGGAAAGAAGTTCCAGAAGGAAGTGCTTAGGTTGCAAGATGAGTTGAATAAAACCGAATCCAGACTGGCAGAGGCTCAGAGATCTACGGATGACTTACTTGCTAAACAAAACTTTGATGGTTCAAGTGTATCAGCTAATGCAACTCCTAAATTGGGGACGACAGATTCATCAGTTAGCATTATTTCCAACTAA
- a CDS encoding uncharacterized protein (BUSCO:EOG09261EM7) has product MFATRFDPLGGKIPAKRASKDDNDKEKRKKARKEPDVKVRKSVHKHKKEHHKKTEQSKKEKSDSSKDIGANEKDDVEKDESAKLEKDDDGDIIMSSEEESSIDKAIIQTKSKAKSAALRRYKRALEMQDKITDDAKVSSENAVPETEFAEIRNVAPMPQPKLPRDRSLASQAAKNKNLQWLAKPDYHATDIKQRFDSFEPKLDEKLVSNLKTEFGIEEAFSVQVNVIQSIMKAVTKNRLDPRPYGDYLVNAATGSGKTLAYLIPVVEALKNRVVPRVRCIILAPTKPLVNQVYLTLLKLTKGFDLNIIALRSGESLRIEHDRFVNNHPDIIVATPGRLVDHISKFDLDLSQLRFLVVDEADRLLNQSFQNWCDVLVGKIEAEQEDDQDSNSFYNKFKIHCVKVILSATLTTNSEKLSHLKLFKPNLVVINNSEELVHELYQLPPHLEEYYINIPEALSFYKPLIFLRFLLDQPDLIDHGLIFTKSNETAVRLSRLLQLLSSDSNQKLSVLCINSATKSSQKRKILKEFDINGGILIATDLMSRGLNFDSIKFVVNYDLPLSTKEYIHRVGRTARANKQGRAFSFCFGEGDFRWFKKLVFSGGVINRNGKDVHQIKFIRRDEITGDGAEFALDLSDDDKTHYDSCLGKLKDEVLG; this is encoded by the coding sequence ATGTTCGCTACGAGGTTTGATCCTCTAGGGGGGAAGATTCCGGCAAAGAGAGCAAGCAAGGACGATAATGACAAAGAGAAACGGAAGAAAGCCAGAAAAGAACCAGATGTGAAAGTTCGAAAGAGTGTTCACAAGCACAAGAAAGAACACCACAAAAAGACAGAACAGtcgaagaaagagaaatcGGATTCTTCAAAGGATATTGGAGCTAATGAGAAAGATGACGTGGAAAAGGATGAATCGGcaaagttggaaaaagatgatgatggggATATAATAATGAGTTCAGAGGAAGAGAGTAGTATCGACAAAGCAATCATACAAACTAAAAGTAAAGCCAAAAGTGCAGCATTACGGCGTTATAAGCGTGCATTAGAAATGCAGGACAAAATAACAGATGATGCTAAGGTATCCTCAGAGAATGCAGTTCCAGAAACTGAATTCGCTGAAATTAGAAATGTTGCCCCAATGCCACAACCAAAGTTACCACGAGACCGTAGTCTTGCATCACAGGCAGcaaaaaacaagaatttACAATGGCTAGCGAAACCGGATTATCATGCAACGGATATCAAACAACGATTTGACTCTTTTGAGCCAAAATTGGACGAGAAACTTGTATCCAACTTGAAGACAGAGTTTGGCattgaagaagctttttCGGTTCAGGTTAACGTCATTCAAAGCATCATGAAGGCGGTCACAAAGAATAGACTAGACCCGAGACCATATGGTGACTACTTAGTTAATGCTGCAACAGGATCTGGTAAGACTTTAGCATATTTGATACCGGTTGTGGaagctttgaaaaataGAGTTGTTCCAAGAGTTCGATGTATAATCCTTGCACCAACTAAACCTCTTGTTAACCAGGTGTATTTGACATTGCTTAAACTTACCAAAGGATTCGATTTAAACATAATTGCTCTAAGAAGCGGAGAAAGCCTTCGCATTGAGCATGATAGGTTTGTGAATAATCATCCTGATATAATTGTTGCAACGCCTGGAAGATTGGTGGATCATATCTCAAAGTTCGATCTTGATTTGAGTCAGCTAAGATTTCTAGTTGTTGATGAGGCTGACAGACTTTTGAATCAGTCCTTTCAGAACTGGTGTGACGTGCTAGTGGGGAAAATAGAGGCAGAACAAGAGGATGATCAGGACTCGAATAGCTTTTATAACAAGTTTAAAATTCATTGCGTTAAAGTTATCCTCAGTGCTACATTAACCACAAACTCGGAAAAGCTTTCGCATctcaaacttttcaaacCAAACCTTGTCGTTATCAACAACTCTGAGGAATTGGTTCACGAACTATATCAATTACCGCCGCATTTGGAAGAATACTATATCAATATACCAGAAGCATTGTCATTCTACAAACCATTGATTTTCTTGCGTTTTCTTCTCGATCAACCAGACCTTATAGATCACGGCTTGATATTCACCAAGTCGAATGAGACTGCAGTGAGACTTTCACGTTTACTTCAGTTGCTTTCATCGGACAGTAATCAAAAGTTGTCTGTTCTTTGTATAAATTCAGCAACAAAGAGTAGCCAAAAGCGCAAAATCTTAAAAGAGTTCGACATTAATGGTGGAATCCTTATTGCGACTGACTTGATGAGTAGAGGTTTGAATTTTGATTCAATCAAGTTTGTTGTCAATTATGATCTTCCACTTTCCACAAAGGAATACATACATAGGGTTGGAAGAACTGCTCGTGCGAATAAGCAAGGTCgtgcattttcattttgctTTGGCGAAGGAGATTTCCGCTGGTTTAAGAAGTTGGTTTTCTCCGGTGGTGTTATCAACAGAAATGGTAAAGATGTCCACCaaatcaaatttatcaGAAGGGATGAAATAACGGGCGATGGTGCAGAATTTGCATTGGACTTGAGTGATGATGACAAGACACACTATGATAGTTGCCTTGGAAAGTTAAAGGATGAGGTTCTCGGCTAA
- the ILV6 gene encoding acetolactate synthase, regulatory subunit (BUSCO:EOG09263MGE) has translation MIRLTGIKTAIRGISSRGMASTSICAKNMNIIRSSSSSTSALAYKTLHRNRRIPSLPTVETPAWNADSAVSSILYETPIPSNLPKTQHVLNCLVQNEPGVLSLVSGTLAARGFNIDSLVVCNTEVKDLSRMTIVLDGQDGVIEQARRQIEDLVPVYAVLDYTHSQIIKRELLLLRVSLLGQEYFRELIAHHNHEGEEVEGKIRKEKYHPKNLPPSQALRQKYEHLDAITRLTKEFGGKVVDISDRNCIVELSAKPSRISAFIGLLRPFGILELARSGMMALPRTPIEGTVENGTDPSKDAADVVDSTQMPPS, from the coding sequence ATGATTAGACTTACTGGAATTAAGACGGCCATCCGGGGAATTTCCTCGAGAGGAATGGCATCAACTTCGATTTGTGCTAAAAACATGAACATTATTAGAAgctcatcatcttcaacttctgcCCTTGCATACAAAACTTTGCacagaaacagaagaaTTCCATCACTGCCTACAGTTGAGACGCCAGCCTGGAATGCTGACTCAGCTGTTTCGTCAATACTTTACGAGACACCAATACCATCAAACCTACCAAAGACTCAACATGTCTTGAACTGTTTGGTGCAAAATGAGCCTGgtgttctttctttggttTCTGGTACGCTGGCCGCTCGAGGATTCAATATTGACTCTTTGGTTGTTTGCAACACCGAGGTTAAAGATTTATCTAGAATGACAATTGTCTTGGATGGACAGGATGGTGTTATTGAACAAGCCAGAAGACAGATTGAAGATTTGGTTCCAGTCTATGCTGTTCTTGATTACACGCACTCACAGATTATAAAGAGGGAGCTGCTTTTGCTCAGAGTTTCACTCTTGGGACAAGAATACTTCCGTGAATTGATTGCTCACCATAACCACGAAGGTGAAGAGGTTGAAggaaaaatcagaaagGAGAAGTACCATCCAAAGAATCTTCCACCTTCACAGGCTCTCAGACAGAAATACGAGCACTTGGATGCCATCACGAGGCTCACAAAAGAGTTTGGTGGAAAAGTTGTCGATATCTCTGACAGAAATTGTATTGTCGAGTTGTCTGCAAAGCCTTCTCGTATTAGTGCCTTTATTGGCTTACTGCGTCCATTCGGAATCTTGGAGCTTGCACGTTCAGGTATGATGGCACTTCCAAGAACCCCTATTGAAGGTACTGTCGAAAATGGAACTGATCCAAGCAAGGATGCTGCTGATGTTGTCGATTCTACCCAAATGCCTCCAAGTTAA